One window of Bacillus sp. THAF10 genomic DNA carries:
- a CDS encoding bifunctional diguanylate cyclase/phosphodiesterase produces MEAISSSYHLPLVLLSILIAIMASYAALDLGTQVRKATSYVQLAWGSAGALAMGMGIWAMHFVAMLAFHLNIPVQYDYRVVVLSILPAILSSGIALYIISRKDMNTIHVFLGAFFIATGIVSMHYIGMEAMMMDADIVYDTFLFALSILIAFVASVVAIYLISFVSQHYQSKKIWWRKFISSLIMGAAISGMHYTGMAAASYEGHSHLTGLYEGFNSTYLAYGIGLVVLILLGFVFVSVLIDRRFENQSIISERRFLSVLESANDAIILSDNTGTIISWNTGAEKIFGFKKEEVVGQKLQTIIPKRYQKAHRKGMERYIATGEQKVIGNTVELEAVKKDGSEIPIELSLASWKEEEAIYFSSIIRDITERKRNEKKMNQMVYLDSLTGLPNRLLLNDRLSLAMDQADQNHDSLSIMFIDLDRFKYINDTLGHAVGDQLLIEVANRIQSFLGKHDTLSRQGGDEFIVLLPHTTAVEATKRAKAIVDALNSSLIVEDQELYITPSIGIAMYPTDGKDIDTLIKNADTAMYQVKELGKNNFQFYTPAMNEAVSRRMTLEIGLRKALERDEFTVAYQPQIDVTTNEIIGAEALLRWNHPEWGSISPAEFIPIAEETGLILQIGEWILKEACLQNKRWQDQGYNPLRMAVNISSRQFQQSDLLDRVKNILQETGLAAHYLELELTESIIQDSKHAVVKMQQLKDMGIHLSIDDFGTGYSSLNYLKTFPIHTLKIDQSFTRNIYADPKDASLVETIITMAHNLNLKVIAEGVETVEQLQFLQQKQCNEAQGYYFSRPISAEDMRGLLEGNTVNV; encoded by the coding sequence ATGGAAGCTATATCAAGCTCATACCATTTACCACTTGTGCTACTCTCGATTTTAATTGCGATCATGGCCTCGTACGCGGCGCTAGATTTGGGTACTCAGGTCCGGAAAGCGACGTCCTATGTGCAATTGGCATGGGGGAGTGCGGGTGCATTAGCCATGGGGATGGGGATTTGGGCCATGCATTTTGTTGCAATGCTCGCCTTTCACCTTAACATACCTGTTCAATATGATTATCGTGTTGTTGTCCTTTCTATCCTGCCGGCGATTCTATCTTCGGGCATCGCTTTATATATCATCAGTAGAAAAGACATGAATACCATCCATGTTTTTCTTGGGGCTTTCTTTATTGCAACGGGCATTGTTTCTATGCATTATATCGGCATGGAAGCGATGATGATGGATGCTGACATTGTTTATGATACCTTTCTCTTTGCACTCTCGATCCTTATCGCCTTTGTGGCATCGGTAGTGGCAATTTATCTTATCTCTTTTGTTAGTCAACACTATCAATCCAAGAAAATATGGTGGAGAAAATTTATTAGCTCGCTCATTATGGGTGCTGCCATTTCGGGTATGCACTATACGGGAATGGCTGCAGCTAGCTACGAAGGACATTCTCACCTTACGGGTTTGTATGAGGGGTTTAACAGTACCTATTTAGCCTATGGGATAGGACTCGTCGTTCTTATTTTACTAGGGTTTGTGTTTGTGAGTGTGTTGATTGATCGCCGTTTTGAAAATCAATCGATTATTTCGGAGCGCAGATTCTTATCGGTACTTGAATCTGCTAATGATGCCATTATTTTATCCGACAATACAGGTACCATCATTTCATGGAACACCGGAGCAGAGAAAATTTTTGGTTTTAAAAAAGAGGAAGTCGTTGGCCAAAAGCTACAAACGATTATTCCGAAAAGATACCAGAAAGCACACCGAAAAGGAATGGAACGCTATATCGCGACTGGAGAGCAAAAGGTAATCGGGAATACCGTAGAGCTAGAAGCCGTGAAAAAAGATGGTAGTGAAATCCCCATTGAGTTATCTTTGGCCTCTTGGAAGGAAGAAGAAGCCATTTACTTTAGCAGTATAATCAGAGATATTACCGAAAGAAAAAGAAATGAGAAAAAAATGAACCAAATGGTGTACCTCGATTCTCTGACAGGTCTGCCTAACCGTTTGTTATTGAACGACCGTTTATCGTTAGCAATGGACCAAGCTGACCAGAATCATGATTCGTTAAGCATCATGTTCATCGACTTAGATCGTTTTAAATATATTAATGATACGCTTGGACATGCCGTTGGAGACCAGCTGTTAATTGAAGTGGCCAATCGCATTCAGTCTTTCTTAGGGAAACACGATACGTTATCCAGACAAGGTGGGGACGAATTTATTGTATTGCTTCCACATACGACGGCAGTTGAAGCAACGAAGCGAGCCAAAGCAATTGTTGATGCCCTTAACTCTTCCTTAATCGTGGAGGATCAAGAACTATACATCACCCCATCTATTGGGATCGCCATGTACCCTACAGATGGAAAAGACATCGACACCCTAATAAAAAATGCCGACACGGCCATGTACCAAGTAAAGGAGCTAGGCAAAAACAATTTTCAATTTTACACGCCTGCCATGAACGAAGCGGTTTCTAGAAGAATGACATTAGAAATTGGCTTACGCAAAGCCTTGGAACGGGATGAATTTACGGTTGCCTATCAGCCACAAATAGACGTTACCACCAATGAAATCATTGGTGCAGAAGCACTCCTTCGCTGGAATCACCCAGAATGGGGCAGCATCTCCCCTGCTGAGTTCATTCCAATCGCAGAAGAAACCGGCCTCATCCTGCAAATTGGTGAGTGGATCTTAAAGGAAGCATGTCTACAAAACAAACGATGGCAAGACCAAGGCTATAACCCACTTAGGATGGCAGTGAATATCTCTTCTCGCCAGTTCCAACAAAGCGACTTACTGGACCGTGTAAAAAACATCCTGCAAGAAACTGGCTTAGCAGCCCACTATCTTGAACTAGAACTAACAGAAAGCATTATCCAGGATTCCAAACATGCAGTAGTAAAAATGCAACAATTAAAGGATATGGGCATCCATCTTTCCATAGATGACTTCGGGACGGGATATTCCTCGCTAAATTATCTGAAGACATTCCCAATCCACACTCTAAAAATTGACCAAAGCTTCACGAGAAACATCTATGCGGATCCAAAAGACGCATCTCTAGTAGAAACCATCATCACCATGGCCCACAACCTAAATTTAAAAGTAATCGCTGAAGGCGTTGAAACTGTCGAGCAGCTTCAATTCCTGCAGCAAAAGCAATGTAATGAGGCACAAGGATACTACTTCAGCCGACCGATTTCCGCAGAGGATATGCGAGGGTTGTTGGAGGGGAATACAGTTAATGTTTAA
- a CDS encoding sigma-70 family RNA polymerase sigma factor, translating into MSNRCKRNKKGGIAIIALVKKAQKGNDKAFLKLFQEYEEDIYRMAYVFVKNQNDALDVVQEVAYQSFKKLHTLKKPEFFKTWLMKITMNVATNIVRRNKKIVHLNPGYEEFMGTENEDMTLSISLKELIEALDEDEKSIVLLRYYHNHTFKEISELLEIPLGTAKSILYRALNKLRKQFKEGDICEQ; encoded by the coding sequence TTGTCTAATAGATGTAAGAGAAACAAGAAGGGAGGAATTGCTATCATTGCTTTAGTAAAAAAAGCCCAAAAAGGGAACGATAAAGCATTTTTGAAGCTGTTTCAGGAGTATGAAGAAGATATCTATCGAATGGCGTATGTCTTTGTGAAAAATCAAAACGATGCGTTGGATGTTGTGCAAGAAGTAGCCTATCAATCATTTAAAAAGCTCCATACATTGAAAAAACCAGAATTCTTCAAAACATGGTTAATGAAGATTACCATGAATGTTGCAACGAATATCGTAAGGAGAAATAAAAAGATCGTTCATTTAAACCCAGGTTATGAGGAGTTTATGGGTACTGAGAATGAGGACATGACGCTATCGATTTCATTAAAAGAGTTGATAGAAGCGTTGGATGAGGACGAAAAAAGTATCGTATTACTGCGATACTATCACAATCATACATTTAAAGAGATTTCGGAACTTTTGGAAATTCCACTTGGGACGGCAAAATCAATTCTCTACCGTGCGTTAAATAAACTTCGAAAGCAATTTAAGGAGGGGGATATTTGTGAACAGTAA
- a CDS encoding DUF4179 domain-containing protein — protein sequence MNSNINQELKKIQIPKELHERSKLGVKKAKAEQQKRTVRKPLVAAAMMVGFTVTSVAFAFPSIASQIPFMDNVIHYFNEEERDYTSFDTFSTDIGLAQTSNGTTVMIDNAVYDGTNITISYALETEQEIKNEMEFRTTNWFDVASAIGMGGTEKITKISDNRFVGLATITPYFETEDYPETVEIAWEPGVFKSLSNDMELEGDWSFAFSLDRLNGEMELINETVQHENTQFTLKSVEFTDVSTVINYEQEVADELLQEWESVTPVFHITDDLGNVYMNGTGGGGKTTDDYKSFKGTSDFGPMKEGATKLIIQTTQIASLNSGKGHTKIEMEPIVIDLNESQ from the coding sequence GTGAACAGTAATATTAATCAAGAGTTGAAAAAGATACAAATCCCAAAAGAGCTACATGAACGATCGAAATTAGGAGTAAAAAAAGCGAAAGCTGAACAACAAAAAAGGACTGTCAGAAAACCTCTAGTAGCGGCAGCTATGATGGTAGGTTTTACTGTTACATCCGTTGCATTTGCATTTCCTTCCATTGCATCACAAATCCCCTTTATGGATAATGTTATCCATTATTTTAATGAGGAAGAAAGAGATTACACGAGCTTTGATACCTTCTCCACTGATATTGGCCTTGCACAAACGAGCAATGGTACGACTGTGATGATAGACAATGCTGTCTATGATGGAACGAATATTACCATTTCCTATGCCTTAGAAACAGAACAAGAGATAAAAAATGAAATGGAGTTCCGTACCACCAACTGGTTTGATGTTGCGAGTGCAATTGGGATGGGAGGTACTGAAAAAATCACAAAAATAAGTGACAATCGCTTTGTAGGGTTGGCCACGATTACTCCTTATTTCGAAACGGAGGACTATCCAGAAACAGTCGAGATAGCATGGGAGCCAGGAGTTTTTAAAAGTTTATCGAATGATATGGAATTAGAAGGAGATTGGTCTTTTGCTTTTTCCCTCGATCGTTTAAATGGGGAAATGGAGTTGATCAATGAAACAGTTCAACACGAAAATACCCAATTTACACTTAAATCTGTTGAGTTCACAGACGTATCCACCGTTATTAACTACGAACAAGAGGTAGCGGATGAACTCCTACAAGAGTGGGAAAGTGTGACACCTGTATTTCATATAACCGATGACCTCGGAAATGTATATATGAATGGAACTGGTGGTGGCGGTAAGACAACAGATGATTACAAATCATTTAAAGGAACCAGCGATTTCGGTCCCATGAAAGAAGGCGCCACAAAACTCATCATTCAGACAACCCAGATTGCGAGTCTTAATAGTGGTAAGGGCCATACAAAAATAGAGATGGAACCGATTGTTATTGACTTAAACGAGTCACAGTGA